Proteins co-encoded in one Corynebacterium tuberculostearicum genomic window:
- the ilvN gene encoding acetolactate synthase small subunit, which translates to MAPSDVSRHTLSVLVEDVEGLLSRVTGMFSRRGYSIISLVSAQTENPGINRLTIVVDASEIIMEQVTKQLNKIIPVIKVVELDTDSTVARALMLVKVAANNANRPQVVDAVNIFRARVVDVAQESVVVEATGTPGKLAALLDVLEPFGVLELVQSGDVALGRGPKAMAPPRN; encoded by the coding sequence ATGGCACCCAGTGACGTTTCCCGGCATACTCTGTCGGTCCTGGTAGAAGACGTAGAGGGACTTTTGTCGCGCGTGACGGGCATGTTTTCTCGGCGTGGATACAGCATCATTTCGCTGGTTTCTGCCCAAACGGAAAATCCAGGGATTAACCGGCTGACCATAGTGGTCGATGCTTCTGAGATCATTATGGAGCAGGTGACCAAACAGCTCAATAAGATTATTCCAGTAATCAAGGTGGTGGAGCTGGACACGGACTCGACCGTGGCGCGAGCCCTGATGCTGGTCAAGGTAGCTGCCAACAATGCCAACAGGCCGCAGGTTGTCGACGCCGTCAATATTTTCCGTGCCCGGGTGGTTGATGTGGCGCAAGAGTCTGTAGTGGTGGAGGCCACTGGCACCCCGGGAAAGCTGGCTGCACTGCTCGATGTCTTGGAGCCATTCGGTGTACTCGAGCTGGTCCAGTCGGGAGATGTCGCTTTGGGCCGTGGCCCTAAGGCGATGGCCCCTCCACGCAATTAA